In Candidatus Eisenbacteria bacterium, the sequence TTGTTGAAGAAAAGATATACGCGGCGCGCGCGATCGGCCAGATCACGAATCTTTCCGATCCACTCCTGGAGCTCGTCACGCCGATATTCGTAATCATAACGACCGCTGCGATCTCCTCCCCACCAGGCGCCGGCATTGCGGCCATGGAAGCGCACGTAGGCGCTTTCTGTCGTTCTCATGGCCACTTTGGGCACAAGGCCCGGCAACGCGGGCTCGTCGACCGAGCAAAACCCGATCCTATATTTGCGTAGAGAAGCCTCGAGCTCGGGGACCAGCCAGGAGTCATGCCTGAACTCTACGAACAGAGGCTCGTTCTCGAGCTGCTGACGAAGCGCGGCGAGATATCTTCTGTTCTCGTCGGTGCGCTGAAAGGCCCACGGGAATTGGGCAAGAAGCCCGTCGTATTTTCTGGCTTGCTTCAGAGGCTCGATGGCGGCGTTGAAATCTCTGAATGTCGCGGGATCCAGCGACTGATCGTGGGTCATGGTCTTATGGAGCTTCACGACAAATCTGAAATCTTCCGGCGTGCGCTCGGCCATGCCTTCCAGCACATTCGGCTTGGGGATACCGTAGTACGTCGTGTTGATCTCGAGCGTGTCGAAGTGCTGCGCGTAGAAAGTCAGAAATTCTCGTGAAGCCATTCCGGAGGGATAGAAATTCCCCACCCAGTCCCGGTACGAATATCCCGACGTGCCGACCAGGATTCGGGTAGATTCCATCAGCCCTCGGCAGAATCCGAGCGGCGCGTTCTGGGAGCCATGGCCCGTGAGGAGATGGCTCCAAAAGGCACGTGAGAGAGCCGTGATCGTCCCGTCATCGCCCCCGCCGGGATCAGGCTGGCTTCACCCAACCGGTCACGCACCTGGTCCAGCGCATCCTGAAGCCTGCCTTCCCGCGCATGGCTCGTGAATAATTCTGATTGCGAGACATTTTCACGACGCTCGAGATGCGACACGGAGACACCCAGCAATCTCACACTCCCGCCTTTCCATAAGAAATCGAAATTGCGAGAGACATGCTCAAAGATCACCCGATGATCGTCGGTGTATTCCCGGAGCGTGGTCTGCCGAAGATGGGTTATGAAGCGTTTGTCTCTGAGCTTGATTGCAACCGTGCGTCCCCGAAATTTCTCATTTCTCAAGCGACGAGCGACTTGGTCAGAAAGCCGAAGCAGGACTCCACGCAGGTACTCGGCGTCATCGGTATCTGAAGACAACGTCACTTCGTGTCCCATGGATTTGGGATCGACCCCGTGATGATACGGAATCAACGGCGTGTCGTCGTATCCCGAGGCCGCTTCGCGCAATTGTGGGCCAATCACGCCGAACGCGGCTTCGAGATCCGCGGCTTTCGCGCGTGCAAGGTCGCCGACCGTGGCGATTCCCAAAGTCTCGAGCCTCCCCTGGAGCTTCTCTCCCACGCCCCAGAGCTCACGCACCTCGCGAGGCCAGAAATATTCACGGAACTGCTCTGGCGTCATGGCCGTCAGTCCCCGTGGCTTGCGGACACCAGAAGCCATCTTGGCGATGAGCTTGTTGGGCCCGATTCCGATGGTGGCTCCCAGACCGAATCTCCGGTCGATCTGCGTCTGGATTTCTCGACCGATCTCGGTGGCCAGATCGAGCGTGCTCGCCATCGAAAGAAATGCTTCGTCGACGCTGAAAGGCTCGACGTCGGGAGTGAATTCCAGATAAAAATCTAGAATTCGAAGCGAGAGCGCGACGTATTTCTCAGGGTTGCCTTCGATGTACTGAGCTTGAGGACACAGACGCCGCGCTTCCTGAAGCGGCATGCCTGCGCGTATTCCAAAAGGCCGCGCCTCGTACGAGGCAGCCGTCACGACTCCTCGTCGGCCGGGGTCACCACACACGACGACCGGCTGGCCGCGCAGATTCGGATGGTGCAGTTGCTCGACCGAGGCAAAAAAAGCGTCCATATCCACCAGCAGGATCATCTCGGCCTCACGTCGACCATGCCTTGCAGAGCATCCAGCTCGGGCCGCGCGGGTCGTAGCACAGCTCGTAGGATTCGGACCCATGGCTCTCGATCGAGAAGTACGCGAGCCGGTGGGAGCCTTCACGCCTCGACCATTCTCCGGTCACTTTTTTTACGCGGATCACTCGGCCCTTCCAGCGGAACCGCAAAGGCCGGACGCGGCCATCCAAAAAAACCGTAAGCACGTCCACGGGCTGGTTGAGCGTTTCGAACATGGGGTGAGTGGCCTCGAGCGCGATCATAGTGCACATACGTGCACTTTGAAAGCCAAAAAAATTAATTCCGCCAGGCCGTGCCCTTGCCGAAGAACGCCACCAGCCATTGCATCCCGACGAAGAAGAGCCCGACCAGGATCGCCCCGATCAGAGCCGTGATGAAGCCGGTCCGCGCCGAGCGCACGGCCTTCTTCCCTCGTGAGCGTTTGCTATGGCTCCGCGCACGCTCGAACTCGCTCAGCCGGAGAATCTTTCCGGTCTCGACGACCTGAGCCCCTGTTGCCAACGGCTGAAGGCAATAGAGGCAATGACCGGTCGCCAGGACCGACACCTCGCGACCGCACGAGGGGCAGGTCTCTTTCGATTCTGCGGTGTTCCGCCTCACTCCCGCGCGCTGACCCATTTCGATAGATATCGGCCGGACATCCTCCCGGTTCGAGACCTATTCCCACCGCCTTTGTGCAGGGATATCGAGCCGTGGCATGCTGCGATCGACCGGCACACGTCGACCGTAACCATCTCGAGCCGCCATCCGCCTCGGACCCGGGTCGGACGCGCCTCGCTGGAGGCCTTTTTCATGACCACCCCCGCCGCGCAGAAGGTGACGTCGGAAGCGACGATCACCGTCGACGGCAAGACCCACGCCTTTCCGCTGATTCGAGGCACCGAAGATGAAGTCGGGATGGACATCCAGAAGCTGCGGACGGAGACCGGCATCATCACGCTCGATCCCGGCTACGGCAACAGCGGCGCGTGCCGCAGCGCCATCACCTTCATCGACGGCGAGAAAGGCATCCTGCGCTACCGCGGCTATCCGATCGAGGAGCTGGCCGAGCGAAGCACCTTCCTCGAGGTCGCCTGGCTCCTGATCCACGGCGAGCTGCCGACCCAGACCCAGCTCACCGGGTTCGCGCGCGAAATCACACGCCACACCATGCTGCACGAGAACTTCGTGCGCTTCTTCGAGGCGCTCCCCGCCGACGCCCACCCCATGCCCGTATGCGCCGCCGCGGTGGGGGCACTGGCGACGTTCTACCAGCAGCCGGAGACCGAGCAGAATCTGCACGACACCGTGATCCGGCTGATCGCCAAGATGCCGACCATCGCGGCCTACTCGTACAAGCACTCGATCGGGCAGCCGTTTGTGTATCCCGTCAACCAGCTCGACTACGCGTCGAATTTCCTGCACATGATGTTCGCAACGCCTTGCGAGGAATACGAAGTCGATGCCGTACTGGCACGAGCGCTGGATTTGTTGCTGATTCTTCACGCCGACCACGAGCAGAACTGCTCGACCAGCACGGTGCGCATGGTGGGCAGCTCACGCGCCAACCTGTTCGCCAGCATCTCTGCCGGAATCAGCGCCCTGTGGGGGCCCCTCCATGGCGGTGCGAATCAGCAGGTGATCGAGATGCTCGAGAACATCGCGCGAGAGGAAGGCAGCGCCGAGAAGTTCCTCAACCGCGCCAAGAACCACAACGATACCGCCCGCCTGATGGGATTTGGACACCGCGTGTACAAGAGTTATGACCCGCGCGCCGCGATCCTCAAGCGCACCTGCAGCGAGGTGATCGCCCGCGTGGGGATCTCGAGCCGGCTGCTCGAGATCGCGCTCCAGCTCGAGGAGATCGCGCTCAAGGACGAATACTTCGTGAGCCGGAAGCTCTACCCCAATGTCGACTTCTACTCGGGCGTGATCTACAAGGCGCTCGGTATTCCAGTGAACGCGTTCACCGTGCTGTTCGCGATCGGCCGCATGCCGGGATGGATCGCGCAGTGGCTCGAGATGCGCCGCGATCCCGACTTCCGCATCGCGCGGCCCCGGCAGATCTACACCGGA encodes:
- a CDS encoding DUF72 domain-containing protein, giving the protein MESTRILVGTSGYSYRDWVGNFYPSGMASREFLTFYAQHFDTLEINTTYYGIPKPNVLEGMAERTPEDFRFVVKLHKTMTHDQSLDPATFRDFNAAIEPLKQARKYDGLLAQFPWAFQRTDENRRYLAALRQQLENEPLFVEFRHDSWLVPELEASLRKYRIGFCSVDEPALPGLVPKVAMRTTESAYVRFHGRNAGAWWGGDRSGRYDYEYRRDELQEWIGKIRDLADRARRVYLFFNNCHAGQAARSAKLMQELLKQHQLPMGGA
- the dinB gene encoding DNA polymerase IV, translating into MILLVDMDAFFASVEQLHHPNLRGQPVVVCGDPGRRGVVTAASYEARPFGIRAGMPLQEARRLCPQAQYIEGNPEKYVALSLRILDFYLEFTPDVEPFSVDEAFLSMASTLDLATEIGREIQTQIDRRFGLGATIGIGPNKLIAKMASGVRKPRGLTAMTPEQFREYFWPREVRELWGVGEKLQGRLETLGIATVGDLARAKAADLEAAFGVIGPQLREAASGYDDTPLIPYHHGVDPKSMGHEVTLSSDTDDAEYLRGVLLRLSDQVARRLRNEKFRGRTVAIKLRDKRFITHLRQTTLREYTDDHRVIFEHVSRNFDFLWKGGSVRLLGVSVSHLERRENVSQSELFTSHAREGRLQDALDQVRDRLGEASLIPAGAMTGRSRLSHVPFGAISSRAMAPRTRRSDSAEG
- a CDS encoding citrate synthase; amino-acid sequence: MTTPAAQKVTSEATITVDGKTHAFPLIRGTEDEVGMDIQKLRTETGIITLDPGYGNSGACRSAITFIDGEKGILRYRGYPIEELAERSTFLEVAWLLIHGELPTQTQLTGFAREITRHTMLHENFVRFFEALPADAHPMPVCAAAVGALATFYQQPETEQNLHDTVIRLIAKMPTIAAYSYKHSIGQPFVYPVNQLDYASNFLHMMFATPCEEYEVDAVLARALDLLLILHADHEQNCSTSTVRMVGSSRANLFASISAGISALWGPLHGGANQQVIEMLENIAREEGSAEKFLNRAKNHNDTARLMGFGHRVYKSYDPRAAILKRTCSEVIARVGISSRLLEIALQLEEIALKDEYFVSRKLYPNVDFYSGVIYKALGIPVNAFTVLFAIGRMPGWIAQWLEMRRDPDFRIARPRQIYTGSAKRAYVNLDQRG